Within SAR202 cluster bacterium, the genomic segment CGTGACTCCTTAGATGAAAGTGGGAGGGATTATAGAGATGAGGGACTAGGAGGGCAAACGGCTCAATCTCACGGAGCAAAGCAGCGATTAGTCCTAAAGAGGGTGGGATTACTGCATGTGGACGCTATCATCGAACACTAGTCAGGACGGCACCCCCATTTCTGACGGTGGAACAGTTTGTCGGCTTACTGCACACTGCTCCGGAGGTTTCCTTTCGAAGTTGCTCAAATGAGGGGCAGTGTTGCGGGGGAATTAACATTCAATGAGGAGATAAGAGATGGCGCGGAAACTTCTGGTAGCACTGGCGGCTGCTGCTTTGTTTGCGTTCGCGGCGGTGGGCGTGGCGAGCGCCCAGCCCCCGACAACCACCACGACCCATAGTCCCTTCTCGGAGACATTTGTCGATGAGGTATGCAATGGCGAGTTCGCGGAAATAACGCTTGAAGGGAAGATTGTCTTCCATGAGACCGTGTTTGATGATGGGCGTTACCACCTCACTGGCACCATTGTCGCCGACTTTACCTGGACGCAGAGCGGCGTTACTTACACCGGCCATGTCACCCAGTGGTTCGGCGAGAATTCTAACAAGAAGAACTTCAACGGCACCTTCACTGTTAACGGCCAGGGCAAAGGCAGTGACGGCTCCAAGGTCTCGGTCAAGGGCGTCGCCCACTTCACTGTCAACGCGAACGGAGAAGTTACAGCGGCGTTTGAGAGGTTCTCCATCGAGTGCAGGTAGGAATACCGCGCTGTAATTAGAGGGGGGGCGGAGGTCTTTATCTCCGCCCCCCCCTCTTGCTGGTTAGCCGCCATGCGAACGGTTACAGATTAAACTGCGGGTCTGAGTAGCCGTCCTCTTTCTGGTAGAACTGGATGCGCCCGCTGATGGACTCAATGACCAGCAGCCTGTTCTGCCCGTCCACCAGCACCGCCGAGGGCCGCCGGAAGCCCCACTCCACCGACGTGTCCGCCCTTCTCCTGGCCTTGGCTATATCAGGGTTGGCGTCGATGAACGCCTTCCCGGACTTGGACAGCTCTCGCGCGTCGCCATAAAGCGACATGATGAACTCGCCGTCCTTGGCGTAGATGTTGACGCGGTTGTTGCCCCAGTCGGCCACGTACACGTCGCCGTCTTTGTCAGTGGCGACACTGGTGGGCCGCTGTAACTGTCCGGGCCCAGTCCCCGGGTGGCCGAAATGCATAATAAACGTGCCGTCGGGCGAGAGCTTCTGCACCCGGTCATTACCCCAATCCGCCACAAAAATGTTGCCATCGTCGTCGATATGGAGGCCGTAAGGCATGTTCAGCTCGCCGGGGCCACCGCCATATCGGCCCCACTGACCCAGAGGCTTCCCGTCCTTGGAGAACTTCTGCACCCGATGGTTGCCGCTCTCAGAGACGTACAGGTTGCCGTCCCTATGGAAACGCATCCCCACAGGCCCGGCTAGTTGTCCTGGGCCTTCGCCCGCTGTACCCCACTTGCCCACGAACTGGCCCTCAGTAGTAAAAACCGATATGCGGTTTAGGTACTCGTCCGCCACATACACGCTCCCTTGGGCATCTAAGGCAATGGAAGAAGGCCATAAAAACTCGCCGTCGCCCGTGCCCGGCGAGCCAGCATCGAAGATGCGGGTGTCGTCAATCAGATCCCACTTGGTCCATCTCTGGGGTGGGCCGAAGGGGCCGCCGGGGTCGTAGGAGCGGCTAGCGACGTAAATCGTGTCCTTCTCCCCCAGGGCCATGTCCGTGGGCGCTGACCAGGCGAAAAGCGTGCCGACGCAGTGGCTGAAGCTGTACGTTCTGCCTTTGGAGGTCTGTAGCAACGCCATGATGTACCTCCTAACAGAACTGGAACTCGCGAGTGGCCGCTATCAGGCCCAACAACTCTGCCACGCCCTTTTCTTCCCGTATGCGCCTGTTACCCTCAACATGCTGTACTAGCTCTTTTTTAGTGCCTGGTTCTACCAGCAAATTACCTAGGTATTGAAGGCATCTATCCACTAGCGCGTCAGGCGTAAGGCTGGGCTCGCTGGCCAGGCGCTGAACAATCGATTGCACACCTGGCATCGAGGCATCGCTGAGGCGGTCCACCATAAAATTGACCCGGCGCACCAGGGAACCGGTGTCGATCCATTCGCTGCCGGTGTGCCACCCTTCGACACTCGGCGGGTCTAGTAAGGCCTGGCCCTGAAAACCCGTCTCCATGGCCAGGGACATGACGCCGGTCTTCGGCTTCTTGTAGTCGCCCACCAGCCGTATGGTGCCGACCACCACCTCGGCGGGGCTTTTCACCTTGCCGAACCACACCTTTTCAGTTTTGAAGAAGTCCGAGTTGAATATAAACCGCAGTGTTGCCGTTAAGTCGTAGTCTGATCTCACCAGCACATCGGCGATGGCCTGGACGGCCTCGGGATCACGCGGCGGCTCTTCTTTCCAGGATGGCACCTGAACTTCATCGGCCACGAAGAAGTTGTACAGGTGGCGGGCGATAAACTGGGCGGTGGCGGGCTGGCGGACTATGATGTCGATAATATCCTCGCCGTTGAAGCGCCCTTTGTGGCCCAGGAACGCCTTCTCGCTGTCGTCATGGTCCTGGGGCACGTACTCGAAGTCCCACAGGAACCTGCCAAAAGGCGTCCTCGGCAGCTTGGGCTTTACGGTCCAGCCGGTGAAGGCGCGCGCCGCCACTTTCACGTCGTCCTCGGTATAGTTGCCCTGGCCCATGGAGAACAGCTCCAACAACTCGCGGCCCCAGTTTTCGTTAGGCGCGTGCTTGTGGTTCTGGTTGTTATCCAGCCAATAAATCATCGCCGGGTCTTTGGACAACGCTACCAGCAAGTCGCGATAGTTCCCGCGCCCCATACGCCTAAACGTATCCATCTGCCGCAGCATCTCGTTGGCGTTGTCGACTTTGGAATCGCCCGTAGCAAAGACCATGTGCCAGAACAGCGCCATCTTGCTTTCCAGGGGCCGCTGCGAGGCCAGCAGCTGGTACATAAGTCCCATCTGGGCCTGGGCGCCGTTGCGAGGCACCTCGGTCATAGGGTGGTAGCGGTACTGGAGGAAGGCGTCGACAGCGGGAACGCTGTGGGCGTCGGGGTCCAAAAGCTCCTCCACCGCGGCCTCGTAGCCCTTGGCGGCTCTGGC encodes:
- a CDS encoding DUF1800 domain-containing protein; the protein is MTTDTALMAHLMRRAGFGAPYEELEARAAKGYEAAVEELLDPDAHSVPAVDAFLQYRYHPMTEVPRNGAQAQMGLMYQLLASQRPLESKMALFWHMVFATGDSKVDNANEMLRQMDTFRRMGRGNYRDLLVALSKDPAMIYWLDNNQNHKHAPNENWGRELLELFSMGQGNYTEDDVKVAARAFTGWTVKPKLPRTPFGRFLWDFEYVPQDHDDSEKAFLGHKGRFNGEDIIDIIVRQPATAQFIARHLYNFFVADEVQVPSWKEEPPRDPEAVQAIADVLVRSDYDLTATLRFIFNSDFFKTEKVWFGKVKSPAEVVVGTIRLVGDYKKPKTGVMSLAMETGFQGQALLDPPSVEGWHTGSEWIDTGSLVRRVNFMVDRLSDASMPGVQSIVQRLASEPSLTPDALVDRCLQYLGNLLVEPGTKKELVQHVEGNRRIREEKGVAELLGLIAATREFQFC